The Oryzihumus leptocrescens sequence GGCGGCCAGCGCGCCGACCCGGTCGGACAGCGCCCGGGAGCGGTAGATGGAGTTGTAGCCCCAGACGTTGTCGGCGGCGGAGAACCCGGGCGCCTGCTTGTTGTTCCACGACACGAGGTAGCCCGAGGGCGGGTCGGCCTGCTGCACGTGCCCGCTGGTCGGCACCCACCCGGTCCAGTCGTAGCGGCTGTCGCCCCAGCGCGGGAAGTCCAGGTCGGTCCCGGCGGCCCGCTGCGGCAGCCGGCCCGAGCCGAAGTAGGCGATGTCCTTGTCGTTGGCGAAGAACCAGTTGAACGTGTAGTCGATCCCACTCATGGCCCGGTTGAACGAGGCCGGGTCGTGCACCTGCGCCGGGTCGTTGACCCGGGCGAAGCCGATCACCGAGTCCACCTCGTGGCCGTAGGTGCTGCGCTGCAGCACCAGCGCCACCGGTATGCCGTGCACCGTCACCTGGGACTGCACGATGCCGTGCCCGGTGCGCAGGACCTGCATCCGCAGCTGCTGCGGCGGGTTGGTGGCCCCGGCGTTGGGCAGCGCCGTCTCCTCGTGCACCCACGAGGTCATCGGCACACAGCGGCCGTCCGCCAGGTAGTGCGTGCTGCGCACGGTCGGGGTGGAGCCGTCGGGCTCGCACAGCCGCTCGGCGACGGTGTCGACGATGTCGCTGCTGGCGCTCGTCGCGCTCCACGCGTAGTCCAGGCCGCGGCCGAGCTCGACGACCAGCGACGTGCCCGCGAAGGACACCCCGCGGGCGTGGATGCCCGGCCCGTTGAGCACCTCCTCGCTGAGCAGCTGGGGCGCGTAGTAGCCGGTCTGGGGGCCGAACACCACCGTCGGGTGACCGTCCGCCGAGCGCGAACCGGCAATGAGCGCAGCGTTGCTCGCGCCCCGGGTGGTCAGCGGCAGGAAGGTGCCGTGCGGCATGTCCAGGCCGAGCGAGGGTGGCGCGGCGGGCAGCGGGAGCCCGGTGCCGCCGACGTCCGCCCCCGTGCCGTCGGCGGTCGGCCCGGCCAGGTCGGGCAGGGCGACGCCGGGCTGCGCCGGGTTGGGGTCGCCGCCGCCGTAGGGCGTGCGCACGCTGGCCGTGGTCGGCGCCTCGGGGTCGTTCTTGGCGCGCAGGTCGCGGTAGTAGGCCAGCCCCTGCGCCGCGCCGAAACGGCCCTGGAGCTGCTGCAGCCAGCGGGCGTTGTCGGCCTCGCCACCGCCGCCCTTGCCGAAGATGCCGCCGACGAGGGAGGCGACGTAGACCAGGTCGGCGCGGGTCCAGTCCTTCGGGGTCTTCTGCAGCGCGGCGTACTCCGCCGGGCAGTGCAGCCCGGTGGGCAGGTTGGCCGGGCAGAGGGCGTGCTGCGCGGCGTTGATCCCGGCCAGGTAGGCGTCGGCCCGGGCGAGCAGCGCCCGGCCCTCCTCGCCGTAGCGCTGGACCACGCCGTCGAGCTGGGCCTGCGCCTCGGCCGGGGTGTAGGCGGCGGTCTGGAGCTGGTGCCGGTCCATGGCGACGTTGCCCTCGGTGGGCCCGAGGAACTCCGCCGCGCGGGCGGCCCCGGCATGGCGCAGCACGTCCTGCAGGAACATCCGGTCCATCGTCCCGGCGTAGCCCGCGCCGAAGGCGACGTCCTCGGCGCTCTGCCCGTCCACGTAGGGGACCCCGAACGCGTCCCAGCGGATGCGCACCCCCGGCCTCGGCGTGGCGCTGCGGACCACCGTGTCGGGGGTGAAGTCGGCGCGCTTGTAGAGCCGGGAGACATCACCGGCGCTGACGGAGGCCGGGTCGAGCCGGTTCAGCCCGTCATACATCTCGAGCTGGTCGGCGAAGTTCGGCGGCGCGTTGCGGCCCTCCACGGCGACCCTGCCCTGCGGGTCGCCGGCGACGACGGTCGCGAGCTTCGCGGCGTCGATGCTCCCGGACTGGCCCGGCGGCAGGACGTTGCGGACCGCGCCCTCCAGCGGGTCCGGTGTCCCGGCGGCGGTGGCCCCGGGCGCGACGGCGACCACGGCGGTGGCGACGCCGGCGAGCAGCGCCAGGGCCAGGGCGGGGCGACGGGTGGAGCGGTCACGACAGCGGAGCAGCACGGACGGCATCGGTCCTCCTCGCGGGTGTGACCGGGGTAACGAGGAGGCGTGGCCGGGGTTACTCGTCGGTAGCCACGATGTGGGACGAGAGCCGGTCCAGGAAGACCCGCTGACCAGAGACCAGCTTGGCCCGGGCCGTCCCGAGGTCCAGCCAGGCCACCCGATCCAGCTCGGGGAAGACCTGCCGGCGGCCGCTGCGCGGCGGCCACTCCATCTCGAAGGTCCCGAAGGTCGCCGCGTCGACGTCGACGTCGGCCGCCAGGGCGAAGACGCGCACCACCTTGCCGCTGGGCTGGCGCGCGTCGCCGAGGTCGGCCCACGGACCGTCCGGCACAGGCAGGCCGAGCTCCTCGGTGAACTCGCGGCGGGCGGCGTCCTGCGGCGACTCGGACTCCTCGTGCTCGCCCTTGGGCACCGACCAGCCGCCGTCGTCCTTGCGCGCCCAGTACGGCCCGCCCATGTGTCCGAGCAGGACCTCGGGGCGGCCGTCGTGGACCCGGTGCAGCAACAGACCGGCGCTGCGTCGTCGCGTCATGGCGCCAGTCTGGCGTGACGGCGGCCGCTCAGGCCTGGCTGAGCTCGAAGAGGTGCCCGTCCGGGTCGCGGAAGAAGCACCGCGTCTCGTAGCCCCAGTCGTGTGGCGGGGTGAGGAACTGGGCCCCCCGGGCGACCAGCACGGCGTACGCCTTGCGGCAGTCGGGCACCCGGATGGTGAGGGCGTGGCTGACCCGGCCGGGCTGGTCCGGCGGGGCGAAGGTGACGTCGGGCTTGTCCTCCGTGGGGCCCCCACCGGTGACCAGCAGCAGCCAGGCGCCGCGGAACCGGAAGACCGCCGAGGTGCCGCCGTACTCCCGGAACAGGTCGGCGCCGAGCACGTCGCGGTACCAGCTGGTCGACCGGGCGAGGTCGCTCACG is a genomic window containing:
- a CDS encoding NUDIX domain-containing protein, with protein sequence MTRRRSAGLLLHRVHDGRPEVLLGHMGGPYWARKDDGGWSVPKGEHEESESPQDAARREFTEELGLPVPDGPWADLGDARQPSGKVVRVFALAADVDVDAATFGTFEMEWPPRSGRRQVFPELDRVAWLDLGTARAKLVSGQRVFLDRLSSHIVATDE
- a CDS encoding penicillin acylase family protein, with the protein product MPSVLLRCRDRSTRRPALALALLAGVATAVVAVAPGATAAGTPDPLEGAVRNVLPPGQSGSIDAAKLATVVAGDPQGRVAVEGRNAPPNFADQLEMYDGLNRLDPASVSAGDVSRLYKRADFTPDTVVRSATPRPGVRIRWDAFGVPYVDGQSAEDVAFGAGYAGTMDRMFLQDVLRHAGAARAAEFLGPTEGNVAMDRHQLQTAAYTPAEAQAQLDGVVQRYGEEGRALLARADAYLAGINAAQHALCPANLPTGLHCPAEYAALQKTPKDWTRADLVYVASLVGGIFGKGGGGEADNARWLQQLQGRFGAAQGLAYYRDLRAKNDPEAPTTASVRTPYGGGDPNPAQPGVALPDLAGPTADGTGADVGGTGLPLPAAPPSLGLDMPHGTFLPLTTRGASNAALIAGSRSADGHPTVVFGPQTGYYAPQLLSEEVLNGPGIHARGVSFAGTSLVVELGRGLDYAWSATSASSDIVDTVAERLCEPDGSTPTVRSTHYLADGRCVPMTSWVHEETALPNAGATNPPQQLRMQVLRTGHGIVQSQVTVHGIPVALVLQRSTYGHEVDSVIGFARVNDPAQVHDPASFNRAMSGIDYTFNWFFANDKDIAYFGSGRLPQRAAGTDLDFPRWGDSRYDWTGWVPTSGHVQQADPPSGYLVSWNNKQAPGFSAADNVWGYNSIYRSRALSDRVGALAATGHATVPQLVGAVADAATVDSRARYTLPALLDVLGDGGSDPQTRKAVTLLRGWLADGAHRVDRARTGHYADQAAIALFDEWWQPEHEAVADSSPGALPKDVLRPVLGSLVDQLPKALDDHPREGKGSSWNEVAWYGYVDAELRRALGHGPAGTRPASLCGPRTSCADTVIASLTAAVQRALAAQKVTDVGALTYDKHLDDIRHTTAGLVGVRPIDWQNRPTFQQVVHFTTER
- a CDS encoding VOC family protein, translated to MTAPDSFPAAGVELTHILVVSDLARSTSWYRDVLGADLFREYGGTSAVFRFRGAWLLLVTGGGPTEDKPDVTFAPPDQPGRVSHALTIRVPDCRKAYAVLVARGAQFLTPPHDWGYETRCFFRDPDGHLFELSQA